One Paenibacillus sp. FSL W8-0186 genomic window carries:
- a CDS encoding MauE/DoxX family redox-associated membrane protein, translating to MLEITSLLMAYAIAITLLLSGISKMYDIQGTIRSAIAVGILPTYLARGFGFLLPFAEVILAVILFITSESYLLLAALLLVFVSFVIANAKVMLEKKDLACHCFGRLITGEMGLGTLMHSLILTIYWIPVCIQPTNYTKLLHTIHDPSSIAIIFMGILCLVGTGMISRLID from the coding sequence ATGTTGGAAATTACTTCGCTTCTGATGGCTTATGCAATTGCGATTACACTCCTTTTGTCTGGTATTAGTAAGATGTACGATATTCAAGGTACGATAAGAAGTGCAATTGCCGTTGGGATTTTACCGACTTATCTTGCCCGTGGTTTTGGCTTTTTACTGCCGTTTGCGGAAGTCATACTAGCGGTAATCTTATTTATTACTTCAGAATCGTATCTGTTGCTCGCTGCCTTGCTTCTTGTGTTTGTCTCGTTTGTGATTGCGAATGCAAAAGTGATGCTTGAGAAAAAAGACCTCGCCTGCCATTGTTTTGGAAGATTAATAACAGGTGAGATGGGATTAGGAACTTTGATGCATTCGCTAATCCTAACCATCTATTGGATTCCTGTTTGCATACAGCCTACAAATTATACTAAACTGCTTCACACCATTCATGATCCTAGTTCAATAGCTATCATTTTTATGGGAATTCTTTGTTTGGTTGGAACTGGAATGATCTCTCGTCTCATCGATTAA
- a CDS encoding ABC transporter ATP-binding protein gives MILEIENLSKFYTTHSEMTYVIKDINLAVSRGEFIVVMGKSGSGKTTLLQLVGALIEPSEGNIRVDGQSLQDISVEPHATQYRREKVGFIFQFFNLIASINAEDNVAMPLLLVGVKKKEAYDKARDLLEKVGLLNKRKQYPHTLSGGEQQRVAIARALVQNPCLLLADEPTGNLDSVTTTHILSLLVQLQKHRNQTILLVTHDPQVAAHADRVIFIHDGKLVLDHANDKECDHNKRVSVIVDLQLASQGKVDI, from the coding sequence GTGATTCTGGAAATAGAAAATCTCAGCAAATTCTATACAACGCATTCGGAAATGACATATGTCATTAAGGATATCAACCTAGCTGTATCACGTGGAGAATTCATTGTCGTCATGGGGAAAAGCGGCTCTGGTAAAACAACCTTACTACAACTTGTCGGAGCATTGATTGAACCGTCGGAAGGTAATATACGAGTCGATGGTCAATCTTTGCAAGATATTTCCGTTGAACCACATGCTACACAATACCGAAGAGAAAAAGTTGGATTCATATTCCAGTTTTTTAATCTTATTGCCTCGATTAATGCCGAAGACAATGTTGCCATGCCCTTGTTGCTGGTAGGCGTGAAGAAGAAAGAGGCTTACGATAAAGCGAGAGATCTGCTTGAGAAGGTAGGTTTGCTTAACAAAAGAAAACAATACCCTCACACTTTATCAGGTGGGGAGCAGCAGCGTGTCGCGATCGCGAGAGCCCTCGTGCAAAATCCTTGCCTATTGCTTGCTGACGAACCAACTGGAAATTTGGATTCGGTAACGACCACTCATATTTTGTCTTTGCTGGTTCAACTTCAGAAACATCGCAATCAAACCATTCTGTTAGTTACTCACGATCCTCAAGTGGCTGCACATGCGGATCGGGTCATTTTTATACACGATGGCAAACTGGTTCTTGATCATGCTAATGACAAGGAATGTGACCACAATAAACGGGTTTCGGTTATCGTCGATCTTCAACTTGCATCGCAAGGAAAGGTTGATATCTGA
- a CDS encoding PqqD family protein yields the protein MFRKDDQIYEAQENGEFVLLNLRTGQFYGLNHIGSEFWKLLFTTEMNEIYQYFEKTYKADPVIVRRDLEVLLSDLIRNGLVHRS from the coding sequence ATGTTTAGAAAAGACGATCAGATTTATGAAGCTCAAGAAAATGGAGAGTTTGTTCTGCTCAACTTGCGAACAGGGCAGTTTTATGGGCTAAATCATATTGGGAGCGAATTTTGGAAGCTCTTATTTACTACGGAAATGAATGAAATTTATCAATATTTTGAAAAGACATATAAAGCTGATCCGGTCATTGTACGTCGCGACCTCGAGGTCCTATTAAGTGATCTCATCCGAAACGGGTTGGTACATAGATCATGA
- a CDS encoding FtsX-like permease family protein — MLIGVMLGTVLLTSVVLLGQMLHASIKKQQFDQFGYTDIMVGYRTAEQGLTPEQIDQITSSTMVQGFAQILAAPKIPGLSPDFYVVGVDHSEIAKSTYKFTQALQPFEIVLTERLAERWGVELHGKTSIPSLPSSQPWVVKEIIPDRYGPDGPLPDYAIFHLQSLQEIVGSDVKVNLLLIDLVKDHDKQRFSRFVKDNFDPIPDVDIVGDSEEGDKLNSFLVIGYALGIMVLFASGFMMLSSFYITVQQRKKELALLRMIGGSPSQLKLMVCIEGLTIAIIGSFLGSLIGVLLTKITIDWMARYLSIPLFSVSISYEYVAVTAISIALFVFLTSLIPAYKASKVLPMEFLNEILDENLRPRNTQKWIAVGLLVISLLCAGIGRWGDQESSLHVLFYVVGGLMISSSLYMLTPFWISPVLRILSPLLERIAGIESKIAVQNLIFQRAQSTLAVIIIGLSMTLTIPIVTIYTWVGDNMLKQIESNYISDVLVSSNKSMRSTVPLEIQEDLQRIPGVKTAIPVSVNRTLILDNYDFSKSNQKWLNLKSSPSPLIKDEHNKPVLKREVANYKLVHIHSLVKELDLQLPQEIEPQNAVMITARYAEMLGVKKGDTLEFSIVPLDYKDPYRQVKVTFAAVLDQLYANEDSLLLLDWNNSALTGLDQPNVHSVMLYVDPTQKTLVDQHIRMLQMNKYDEINWSDRSTQLQELSKQMSERILILGATFVLLLMMGLSGMANHLSAILLTKRREMAILRMVSATHGQIRKIVIVQCGLFGMIGIVIGVITGWLITLYFSQIDNGQIYNAIREQIYIVICVVVFTFILSFLLGSKEARMVSESKKSNIQMD, encoded by the coding sequence ATGCTCATCGGCGTAATGCTAGGTACAGTTCTTTTAACTAGTGTGGTGCTGTTGGGTCAAATGCTTCATGCTTCAATAAAAAAACAACAGTTTGATCAATTTGGATATACAGATATTATGGTGGGATATAGGACTGCTGAACAAGGACTTACCCCAGAACAAATAGATCAAATTACGAGCAGTACGATGGTTCAAGGCTTTGCGCAAATATTGGCGGCGCCTAAAATTCCCGGGCTCTCTCCTGACTTCTATGTTGTTGGGGTTGATCATTCCGAAATTGCGAAATCGACCTATAAATTCACGCAAGCTCTGCAGCCCTTTGAAATTGTGTTGACCGAGAGGCTTGCCGAACGTTGGGGTGTCGAATTACACGGTAAAACATCCATACCGTCTCTTCCATCTTCACAGCCCTGGGTCGTAAAGGAAATTATCCCTGATCGTTACGGACCAGACGGCCCGTTGCCGGACTATGCCATTTTTCATTTGCAATCCCTGCAAGAGATTGTAGGAAGCGACGTAAAAGTTAATCTTCTATTAATAGATTTAGTCAAAGATCATGATAAGCAAAGGTTTTCGCGGTTTGTGAAGGACAACTTTGATCCCATACCGGATGTGGATATCGTAGGTGACTCTGAAGAGGGAGATAAATTAAATAGTTTTTTAGTCATCGGATATGCATTAGGGATTATGGTTTTGTTTGCTAGTGGTTTTATGATGCTGAGTAGTTTCTACATTACTGTACAACAGAGAAAAAAAGAGTTAGCTCTTCTACGTATGATCGGTGGAAGTCCGAGTCAATTGAAATTGATGGTCTGTATAGAGGGGTTGACGATTGCCATTATCGGATCATTTCTCGGCTCGCTTATAGGTGTATTATTAACGAAAATAACCATAGATTGGATGGCTCGGTATCTTTCCATCCCTTTATTTTCAGTTTCAATTTCATATGAATACGTTGCGGTCACTGCAATAAGCATCGCTTTATTTGTTTTTTTAACTTCCTTGATTCCTGCCTATAAAGCCTCAAAAGTTTTACCAATGGAATTCCTCAATGAGATACTTGATGAAAATTTGCGTCCACGGAATACTCAGAAATGGATAGCGGTCGGGTTATTGGTGATTAGTCTTCTTTGCGCAGGCATAGGCAGATGGGGGGATCAAGAAAGTTCCTTGCATGTTCTGTTCTATGTTGTAGGAGGATTAATGATCTCCAGCTCTCTTTATATGTTAACTCCCTTTTGGATATCACCTGTTTTGCGCATATTGTCCCCGCTCCTTGAACGAATAGCAGGCATAGAATCCAAAATTGCTGTTCAAAATCTGATTTTCCAACGAGCCCAAAGTACATTGGCTGTTATTATCATTGGTTTATCCATGACATTGACTATTCCGATCGTCACGATTTATACATGGGTTGGAGATAACATGTTAAAGCAAATAGAGTCAAATTACATCTCTGATGTTTTAGTATCGAGCAATAAAAGCATGCGTTCGACTGTTCCGTTAGAAATACAAGAAGATTTGCAACGAATACCAGGTGTGAAAACGGCTATTCCGGTTAGCGTCAATCGGACATTAATTCTGGATAATTATGATTTCTCAAAGAGCAATCAGAAATGGTTGAATTTAAAATCATCCCCTTCTCCACTTATAAAAGATGAACACAATAAACCTGTTTTGAAACGAGAAGTAGCGAACTATAAGCTGGTTCACATCCATTCTCTCGTTAAGGAACTTGATCTGCAATTGCCACAAGAAATCGAACCCCAAAATGCGGTAATGATAACAGCGCGTTACGCCGAAATGTTGGGTGTTAAGAAGGGGGATACTTTGGAATTTTCTATCGTTCCTTTAGATTATAAAGACCCTTACCGCCAGGTGAAAGTTACGTTTGCAGCAGTATTAGATCAGTTGTATGCAAACGAAGACTCGCTGCTACTTTTGGATTGGAACAACTCTGCGCTCACAGGACTGGATCAACCCAATGTGCATAGTGTCATGCTATACGTTGATCCGACCCAGAAAACGCTTGTAGATCAGCATATAAGGATGCTTCAAATGAATAAATATGACGAAATCAACTGGAGCGACAGATCTACTCAGTTGCAGGAGCTGTCAAAGCAAATGTCCGAGCGCATTTTGATATTGGGAGCGACTTTTGTGTTGTTGCTCATGATGGGACTGAGCGGGATGGCTAATCATCTATCGGCTATCCTCCTGACGAAACGTCGTGAAATGGCAATACTTCGTATGGTAAGTGCAACCCACGGTCAAATTAGGAAAATTGTTATCGTTCAATGTGGATTATTTGGCATGATAGGAATTGTTATCGGAGTTATCACGGGATGGCTCATCACTTTATACTTTTCACAGATAGACAATGGTCAGATTTATAATGCTATAAGAGAACAAATATATATTGTAATATGTGTTGTGGTTTTTACTTTTATCTTATCGTTCCTATTAGGAAGCAAAGAAGCCAGAATGGTTTCTGAGTCCAAGAAGTCCAACATTCAAATGGATTAG
- the glmS gene encoding glutamine--fructose-6-phosphate transaminase (isomerizing) has protein sequence MCGIVGYIGKRDTQTVLIEGLKKLEYRGYDSAGIAVFTPEGLQIAKSIGRLANLESKLEDTPLVGTAGIGHTRWATHGKPSDVNSHPHTDHSQKFSVVHNGIVENYLELKEELISQGYVFVSETDTEVISHLVAREYEGDIVKAVQKAITYMRGAFALGVLTEYEPNKLVAVRQASPLIIGLGEGENFIGSDIPAILNYTRKIYILNDGEMAVLTEDAVELMTIEGNFISREMISVDWDAVTAEKGGFDHFMLKEIHEQPKAYRDTMRGRISEDGRQVVFPDLKLTEEKIRSLSSIHIVACGTAYNAGLVGGAAIEQLVRIPVMNDVASEYRYRSPLITPDTLVIVVSQSGETADTLAALREAHANGAHVLAVTNVVGSSIARDADDVIATLAGPEIAVASTKAYTSQLIAFYLLGLYMAQVRGTQSEEEIAHVIAAMQSLPEQVESMLEKADAVKAYAEQIADHEHLFFIGRGLDYSVVQEGSLKLKEISYIHSEAYAAGELKHGTLALIEEGIPVIALVTQDNVLEKTVSNIKEVKARGADVMAITHEEHVADLLKSVDQALSIPKTLPMLTPALSVVPLQLLAYYAALARGNDVDKPRNLAKSVTVE, from the coding sequence ATGTGTGGGATTGTTGGATATATTGGGAAGAGAGACACGCAAACCGTATTGATCGAGGGACTGAAGAAGCTGGAGTACCGTGGGTACGATTCCGCAGGCATCGCCGTATTTACACCGGAGGGTCTGCAAATCGCCAAGTCGATCGGCCGTCTGGCCAATCTGGAATCGAAGCTGGAGGATACGCCGCTTGTAGGTACGGCCGGCATCGGACATACACGCTGGGCTACTCATGGCAAGCCGTCGGATGTGAACTCGCATCCGCATACCGATCACAGCCAGAAGTTCTCCGTTGTGCATAACGGGATCGTGGAGAACTATTTAGAGCTGAAGGAAGAACTGATCAGCCAAGGGTACGTATTTGTTTCCGAGACGGATACGGAAGTCATCTCCCATTTGGTTGCTCGCGAGTATGAAGGAGACATCGTCAAGGCGGTTCAGAAGGCCATCACCTATATGCGCGGTGCTTTTGCGCTTGGGGTGCTGACGGAATATGAACCGAACAAGCTTGTCGCTGTACGTCAGGCGAGCCCGCTGATTATTGGGCTGGGTGAAGGGGAGAACTTCATCGGCTCAGACATTCCTGCCATTTTGAATTACACGCGCAAAATATATATTTTGAATGACGGTGAGATGGCGGTTCTGACCGAAGATGCTGTCGAATTGATGACCATTGAGGGGAACTTTATTTCTCGGGAAATGATTTCTGTCGATTGGGATGCGGTGACCGCAGAAAAAGGCGGCTTCGATCATTTCATGCTGAAGGAAATCCATGAGCAGCCTAAAGCCTACCGTGACACGATGAGAGGCCGGATCAGCGAGGACGGACGCCAGGTCGTCTTCCCTGATTTGAAGCTGACAGAGGAGAAAATACGCAGCCTCAGCAGCATTCACATCGTAGCCTGCGGTACGGCATACAATGCCGGACTTGTTGGCGGCGCGGCCATTGAGCAGTTGGTTCGCATTCCGGTGATGAACGACGTGGCATCCGAATACCGCTATCGCTCGCCGCTGATCACGCCGGACACGCTCGTCATCGTTGTCAGCCAATCCGGCGAAACGGCGGATACGCTGGCTGCGCTGCGTGAAGCCCATGCGAACGGTGCTCACGTACTCGCTGTTACGAACGTGGTCGGCAGCTCGATCGCCCGCGATGCGGACGATGTTATCGCTACGCTGGCCGGACCGGAGATCGCTGTCGCTTCGACGAAAGCTTATACCTCGCAGTTGATCGCGTTCTACCTGCTTGGATTGTACATGGCTCAGGTTCGCGGCACACAAAGCGAGGAGGAGATCGCCCATGTCATTGCGGCGATGCAGTCCCTGCCTGAACAAGTAGAGAGCATGCTGGAGAAGGCGGACGCAGTGAAGGCTTATGCCGAGCAAATTGCGGATCACGAGCATCTGTTCTTTATCGGACGCGGCCTGGATTACTCCGTTGTACAAGAAGGCTCACTGAAGCTGAAGGAAATTTCCTATATCCATTCCGAAGCTTATGCAGCCGGAGAACTGAAGCACGGTACGCTTGCATTGATCGAGGAAGGAATTCCGGTCATTGCCCTGGTCACCCAAGACAACGTGCTTGAGAAGACCGTCAGCAACATCAAGGAAGTGAAGGCACGCGGCGCGGATGTCATGGCCATCACCCATGAGGAGCATGTTGCGGACTTGCTGAAGTCTGTCGATCAAGCGCTCTCTATTCCGAAGACGCTGCCGATGCTTACCCCGGCGTTGTCCGTTGTCCCTCTGCAACTGCTTGCTTATTACGCTGCCCTGGCTCGCGGCAACGACGTTGACAAACCGCGCAACCTGGCGAAGAGTGTGACGGTGGAGTAG
- a CDS encoding MauE/DoxX family redox-associated membrane protein, translated as MINWLGILQWMTAIGMAVIYYKSSTQKLRNAYGFYRIVTGDYKLTNKKKASVLSPFLAAIELITALWLVVPWMQVFGFMMVACLQILFLFVLIPRKGLVLKNGCGCFGLNTPKEITSRDLVNNSAILSVVLIFIGINLLGV; from the coding sequence ATGATTAACTGGCTAGGTATCCTCCAATGGATGACTGCGATCGGAATGGCAGTTATCTACTATAAAAGCAGCACACAAAAATTACGAAATGCGTATGGCTTTTACCGTATCGTTACAGGGGACTATAAATTGACAAACAAGAAAAAAGCATCCGTACTTTCTCCCTTTCTTGCTGCAATTGAACTCATCACTGCCCTTTGGCTGGTTGTACCTTGGATGCAGGTGTTTGGCTTCATGATGGTTGCGTGTTTGCAAATCCTATTTCTATTTGTGTTGATACCAAGGAAAGGGCTTGTACTCAAGAATGGATGTGGATGTTTTGGCTTAAACACTCCTAAAGAGATTACAAGTCGTGATCTTGTTAATAACAGTGCGATATTATCTGTTGTCTTAATATTTATCGGTATTAATTTGTTGGGAGTATGA
- a CDS encoding ABC transporter ATP-binding protein — translation MNKGGIRRLSLDSLRHIKLIFLIGWKAHPILMSAWIFIMFILAFIPTVQIWLHKVLIDQVSTLSTGQGSIYIVMFSLFIYYGSGFVLVTITEIQKYIYTIVQQDANMKMKHDLLKKINAVPLQHFEDHAFFNQMTMAQTALNMGCFDFIQYLFQGLKTILTIISVFGLLAYVSWALPLGLIVSTIPGILLLFIAKKKRFRFTLHSTEEGREMDYLYRLLQLKESAREIRIFQLAEHLISRWKQIQLNFRGFQLKNKKQEALGGTFGSMFMTSSAIVVGLLLLWQVKDGAISIGSFVALIASVLMIQGLVGGLSAVVMQLWESLFNLNHYYSFLNKNIETGQGTLPFPKPHFHAIEFQEVSFRYGKHKESIRNVSLQIRQGEKIAIVGENGAGKTTLVQLMLGLYSPTQGRILIGGVDIREIDQTSFLAKVTCVFQDFVRYRLSLRDNVGFGHLADIENDEKIRGVLENTGLNSLVKQLPQGLETKLSSQFISGQELSGGQWQRVAIARALMKNAEIVILDEPTAALDPRTEVDIIQQMHQLSNQKTSIIISHRLGPARLCDRILVMKQGEIIEIGNHKELLSLNGEYAKMYRTQSQWYQDTENESRRAL, via the coding sequence ATGAACAAGGGGGGGATACGCCGCTTATCTTTGGATTCATTACGGCATATTAAATTAATATTTTTGATTGGATGGAAAGCGCATCCTATATTGATGTCTGCATGGATCTTTATTATGTTTATTTTGGCCTTTATACCTACTGTTCAAATCTGGCTTCATAAAGTTCTGATTGATCAAGTTTCGACTTTATCAACAGGACAAGGGTCTATTTACATCGTTATGTTTTCATTATTTATCTACTACGGCTCAGGATTCGTGTTGGTTACCATAACAGAAATCCAAAAATACATTTACACAATCGTTCAGCAAGATGCCAACATGAAGATGAAACATGACTTGTTGAAGAAGATTAACGCCGTCCCTCTTCAACACTTCGAAGATCATGCATTTTTTAATCAAATGACGATGGCCCAAACGGCATTAAACATGGGATGTTTTGATTTCATACAGTACTTGTTTCAAGGGTTGAAAACTATACTAACAATCATTAGTGTATTCGGACTTTTAGCATACGTTAGTTGGGCTCTTCCCTTGGGATTAATTGTGTCTACGATTCCCGGTATTTTATTACTATTTATTGCGAAAAAGAAACGTTTCCGTTTTACGCTCCACAGTACGGAAGAAGGACGTGAGATGGATTATTTGTACCGATTATTGCAACTTAAAGAATCGGCACGTGAAATAAGAATCTTTCAACTTGCAGAACACCTGATATCGAGATGGAAACAAATCCAGTTAAACTTTCGAGGGTTCCAACTAAAGAATAAAAAACAAGAAGCTCTCGGCGGTACTTTTGGTTCTATGTTCATGACATCTTCCGCGATTGTTGTGGGTTTACTATTACTTTGGCAAGTAAAAGATGGGGCAATTAGTATTGGTAGTTTTGTAGCATTAATTGCGTCAGTATTAATGATTCAGGGTCTGGTAGGCGGTTTGAGTGCAGTGGTAATGCAACTGTGGGAGAGCCTATTTAATCTGAATCATTATTATTCATTTCTGAATAAGAATATCGAAACGGGGCAAGGAACTCTTCCTTTTCCAAAGCCTCATTTTCACGCAATCGAATTCCAAGAAGTTAGTTTCCGATATGGGAAGCATAAAGAGAGTATTCGGAATGTTTCACTCCAAATTAGGCAAGGTGAAAAAATTGCTATCGTAGGGGAGAATGGTGCGGGTAAAACAACATTAGTCCAACTGATGCTAGGCCTCTATTCTCCAACACAGGGGCGGATATTAATTGGCGGGGTAGATATCCGTGAAATCGATCAAACTTCTTTCCTAGCAAAAGTCACTTGCGTATTTCAGGATTTTGTACGCTACCGTCTGTCGTTACGCGATAATGTCGGTTTCGGTCATCTTGCAGACATCGAAAATGATGAAAAAATTAGAGGTGTCCTTGAAAATACAGGCTTAAATTCTTTAGTAAAACAATTACCGCAGGGTCTGGAAACGAAATTAAGCAGTCAGTTCATTTCAGGACAAGAACTTTCAGGGGGACAATGGCAGAGAGTAGCGATAGCTAGAGCTTTAATGAAAAATGCAGAGATTGTTATACTAGATGAACCGACAGCTGCACTAGACCCGCGTACTGAAGTAGACATTATACAACAAATGCATCAACTATCGAATCAGAAAACAAGTATTATCATTTCTCATCGGCTTGGTCCAGCTCGATTATGCGATCGTATCTTAGTTATGAAGCAAGGGGAAATTATTGAAATTGGCAACCATAAAGAATTACTTTCGTTAAACGGGGAGTATGCTAAAATGTACCGTACCCAATCACAATGGTATCAAGACACAGAAAACGAATCGAGGCGAGCACTTTGA
- a CDS encoding asparagine synthase-related protein, with the protein MRWFSGVIKLDHSELSLEEIERINRNTPFNYNVYKHQIIQKSFAFFSMDSSYEHNPITHNDNCYFVGDVRLDNRKELLTLLPLLGADISDEQLILHLFLEKGLDVFALLLGEFSFLIWDTSRHQAIFVRDQLGIKTLFWSLQETTLYFASDIFLMESCIRLQHLNDEYFFDFYKSNASADNEITPFKGLFRVRSGARVSVDPRGASTQRYWSISNVNQSFNYRDLSEYTEHLFHLLAESVQYRLNSTHPNAVLMSGGLDSTSVFAIAQHLSQFNSGYKTFAVSGIFNLHKSSDEREYIHPVLQQYEVEPRFEVCDDYGVFYNFPQDVSFSFEPAVNAATYALTRATIERSVKEGAKTILTGYGGDHVLGGSEVVLADLAGQLKIKALFSHIYPFALHRRLSVPKVLWHSAIAPHLNLGLIKEWTTDRKEEYIDELKQINTFNKKNFFRQISGTKARIFSDRVIAAEFGVDISHPFLDRRLIEFLYSIPGELCWNAGTPKWLLRRTMQNKLPNDVIWRENKTDHLSLTFQGLRQSWPVLYPAIEKGRVCRFGFIDLKEWRAALELWRQGHLTRDDIWVLMAIEIWLYRLEQKTSVS; encoded by the coding sequence ATGCGATGGTTCTCAGGAGTTATAAAGCTTGATCATTCTGAGCTTTCACTTGAAGAGATTGAAAGGATAAATCGTAACACCCCTTTTAATTACAACGTCTACAAACATCAAATCATTCAAAAATCGTTTGCCTTTTTCAGCATGGATTCTTCCTATGAACATAATCCCATTACACACAATGACAATTGTTATTTTGTTGGCGATGTACGGCTTGACAATCGAAAAGAGCTTTTAACTCTGTTGCCCTTATTAGGCGCAGACATATCCGATGAACAACTTATTTTACACTTGTTTCTAGAAAAGGGGCTCGATGTATTTGCCCTATTGCTTGGAGAATTTTCATTTTTGATCTGGGATACATCTCGTCATCAAGCAATATTCGTTCGCGATCAGCTTGGAATAAAGACATTATTTTGGTCTCTTCAAGAAACGACACTTTACTTTGCTAGTGACATTTTTTTAATGGAATCTTGTATACGGTTACAGCATCTTAACGACGAGTATTTTTTCGATTTCTATAAGTCGAATGCAAGCGCCGACAATGAAATCACACCATTTAAAGGTTTATTTCGGGTTCGGAGCGGAGCGAGGGTATCGGTTGATCCTAGAGGAGCAAGTACTCAACGCTATTGGAGTATATCGAATGTCAATCAATCGTTTAACTATCGAGATTTGAGTGAATATACCGAGCACTTATTCCATCTATTAGCGGAGAGCGTTCAATATCGGCTTAATTCTACACATCCCAATGCTGTCTTGATGAGTGGCGGGTTGGATTCCACATCTGTTTTTGCGATTGCACAACATCTATCCCAGTTCAATTCCGGTTATAAGACTTTTGCGGTAAGCGGAATCTTTAATCTTCATAAGTCAAGCGATGAAAGGGAATATATTCATCCTGTTCTTCAACAATACGAGGTCGAACCGCGCTTCGAAGTTTGCGACGACTATGGAGTATTTTACAATTTTCCTCAAGACGTATCGTTTTCATTCGAACCTGCTGTCAACGCCGCGACATATGCCTTGACTAGAGCAACAATTGAGCGAAGCGTTAAGGAAGGAGCAAAGACGATCCTGACTGGTTATGGTGGTGACCATGTTCTGGGAGGATCAGAAGTTGTTCTCGCAGATCTAGCTGGACAGCTTAAAATAAAAGCCTTGTTTAGTCATATTTATCCGTTCGCACTTCATAGACGATTGTCTGTCCCGAAAGTACTCTGGCATAGTGCGATTGCCCCTCATCTTAATCTCGGATTAATAAAAGAGTGGACTACCGATCGAAAAGAAGAATATATCGATGAGCTAAAACAAATAAATACGTTTAATAAAAAAAATTTTTTCCGTCAAATTTCGGGAACAAAAGCACGCATTTTTTCTGATCGAGTTATAGCAGCGGAATTTGGCGTTGATATTAGCCATCCATTTCTTGACCGGCGATTAATTGAATTCCTATATTCGATTCCGGGAGAGCTGTGCTGGAATGCCGGAACGCCGAAGTGGTTACTTAGGCGTACGATGCAGAACAAATTGCCTAATGATGTGATTTGGAGGGAAAACAAAACCGATCATCTCTCGCTAACCTTTCAAGGTTTGCGGCAGAGTTGGCCGGTTCTTTATCCCGCTATTGAAAAAGGAAGAGTATGTCGATTTGGGTTTATCGACTTGAAAGAATGGCGAGCAGCTTTAGAGCTGTGGAGACAAGGCCATTTGACAAGAGATGACATATGGGTTCTAATGGCGATCGAGATTTGGCTTTATAGGCTTGAACAAAAAACGAGTGTTTCATGA